Genomic window (Spirosoma sp. KCTC 42546):
GGCTTTTGCGCTATTGCCCGAAGTCGTATAACGCGTTGAAAAATAAGTGATTTTCTTTCTGTAGTTTTCCTTACTAAGCGTATCCAATCGACCTGCACCAATCATAACAAAGCCTGTCGTTTTTAACGCATGGATAGTCAGGTTTTTGTTTGCCGTTGATGCTGATTTTTCAAGATAGCTGCGAATACTACTGTCAATTTCGCCACAAACTTTCTCTTTGGCTGGAGCACAGGCTACTACTAATACGAAAAAATAAAGTGAATAAATGGGTTTCATAGTGGTTGGTTGCAACTCAAAACGATGAGCAGATCAGGCAAATTACTCCATTGTTTCCGCAATTGAACTACTCAATCGAAAAGGCATTGCTATTTTTAACACCTGCATAGCAACCGATCATCGTTAGCCACGACCTTCCATTGATTTAGCCGTTATATGGCCCGATGGTTTTGCACTTATTGGATCTGCTCTGGGTTTCTCAGACAATGCCAATCGTTTTTGTACATTGGCCAAACAACCCGTTCACCAACTCATACAGCGTCTGGTTTATTAAGATGGCTGAGCCAGCTAAACGAAATATCATCGAGACAGTTAAGCAGTACGGAAATCGGCTGTCGCGCTTTATTCGTGGGCAGGTAAAAACCGATGAAGATGCTGAAGATATTTTGCAGGACGTTTGGTATCAACTCAGCAAAGTGGTTGATCTGGACGGAATCGAAAGTATCAGTGGCTGGTTGTTTCAGGTGGCACGCAATCGGATAACGGATACCTATCGAAAGAAAAAAGAAGATCCTTTATCCGGTTTGATGATTGAAGATGACGAGGGTGATATCAGTTTCCGGGAAATCCTGTTAGCCGATGCCCAAACGCCCGAAGACCAGTTTTTTAAGGATATTTTCTGGGACGAATTGATGCGGGCGCTGGACGAACTGCCCGAAAATCAGCGCAGCGTGTTTATGAAGAATGAGTTGGAAGACCTTACCTTACAGGAAATTGCCGACCAAACCGGTGAAAACCTGAAGACCATAATTTCCCGAAAGCGATACGCCGTGCAACATCTACGCAAGCGACTACAGACTCTTTATAACGAACTCGATAACCTGTAAACCAATGAGAAATCACTATGGCCGAAGACGATTACGCTTCTTCTTCCCAGTATTTATACTGATGGCCTTATTCTTCTTTTCGTTTGCTGTGTACTGGCTCTGGAATAAAGTGCTGGTAGCAGTGGTGCCCGTGAAAGTCGTAACCTATTGGCAGGCAATGGGATTATTAATTTTAAGCAGAATATTGCTGGGAGGGGTTAAAGCCGGGCCTGGTGGTGGCCGATCACCCGAAGGTGGCGGTCCGCCCTGGCGGGAAAAATTTCGGCAAATGAGCGACGAAGATCGGGCGAAATTTAAAAACGAATGGCGTAGACGTGGCGAAGACAGGTCGTAATCATCTTCATTATACTTATATCTCATCAGATGATTTTGATGAGATTTTTTTATAGGCAGAAGTTCTCGCTTGGCTTCGCCGAGTGAGGCATATTCGTTCAAGGGCCTCTGGCCCGTTTTTGATATAATACTCCGGCCAGAGGCCGTTAACCTAATAGCCCTCACTCGGCGAAGCCAAGCGAGAACGCATATGAGAAAAATCTTCACGCCCACTAAAGTAATTTCTCGTCTGATTCGTCATCCCTTGTATAACAACAAGTAAACTAGACAAATACGATGAACAATAACCTGTTAAAATCAATTCTGGCTGGCCTATTGGTAGGAGTAGCTTTATTCATCATGCCATTTTTCCTGATTCGGCTGGTGTTTTTCGTCCTGATCATCGGCGCTTTACTTCGACTTTTTGGCGGTGGCCGTTTCCGCCGGGGATGGAGGCAGGGGCCTGGGTACGGTCAAATGCCCGCTTTCGCTGACCGGATTCGTCAAATGAGCGACGAAGAGTATAACCAGTTCAAACAGCGTTTCAATCAGGGTG
Coding sequences:
- a CDS encoding RNA polymerase sigma factor translates to MAEPAKRNIIETVKQYGNRLSRFIRGQVKTDEDAEDILQDVWYQLSKVVDLDGIESISGWLFQVARNRITDTYRKKKEDPLSGLMIEDDEGDISFREILLADAQTPEDQFFKDIFWDELMRALDELPENQRSVFMKNELEDLTLQEIADQTGENLKTIISRKRYAVQHLRKRLQTLYNELDNL